The window CTGGATGATCAGGATATAACTGATCCTCCTCCACACGtgtcaccttcctgttgttgtcagacagtttgaggtttctgtttactgtgtttgtgtccagttccagttcacagacatctgatggagagaacaagacacaaaacagctgcaggttATCATCTGCTGATTTATTAACAACATTACTGACAATTACTGAAAGAAAACCATTCAAAGTTTCACAGTGTAACAGTAAGTCAACATGAGACTCAACATGTCAGTAATATTGTGTGTTATTAGCTCCACCAAAGAGTCACATTCAGCACAAAGTTCAGATCTTTGATCATCAAATGCCAAACTGTCCACTGCTACAGAAAACTTTCACCACAGTctggatttttaaatgaatatcagAGGGCTGTGGCTCCACCAACTGGCTTTAAGGTGCTTTTCATCCACCAGGGGCCAGATGCAAAAAACTCAACACACAAATATGCAaacacaatgggcctcattcacgaaccgttcttaagaacaaatttgttctgaagtcctacttacgaagattttaagtagattgtggcattcatgaatttttttcttatccaggatttttcttaggtaagaacaaatcctaccAACACTCAGGagtcttaagcacatttcagtgctgacatgttggcctGGTTgagttgtcttcttttgttaagttcaataaaatacattacattgaCATTTCCGTCATAttcatgaatttatttatttattaattcatttctttattttttcatttttcattttaattaaattaaattaaatgtgccaacgctttaacatgaatcaagtaaattggaaatcatgcggtccattagtgataccaccctgtttataggtggcatttctccatccaCGGCTACAAAACAATGGCAGATATATTACTGCTGCAGGAGGCTCTGTCTGTTCTGGTTCTGTTGCAGGTTGGCTCTGCAGGACTTcatatgtgataaaaaaaaaaaaaagaaaaaaatcaagccAAGGTTGCAACCCCTCAGTCCAATACTAAAGACATATTTTGAGCTTACACACTATGGTAAACTCCTGCCTTACAGGGCACAcgttttatatacatatatacatatatatgtatatatatatatatacatgtatatgtatatatatacatatatatatgtatatgtatatgtatatatatacatgtatatgtatatatatacatatatatatgtatatgtatatgtatatatgtatatgtatatacatatatatatatatatatatatatatatatatatacacatatatgtgtatatatataaggtattattccagaaaataaattgtttgtgttgttgcaacctgcactaaggctgctaaatataattttcttcctcTGAGTGATCTCCTGGACTTAAGAAAGActctaagaagattcttaacgagatattggtgaatgaggcccattgttttCTTGTGCGTATGTGTCGTACATCTGGTCTCAGGTCTCCCAGTCAGGGAGGAACTGGAAGGTAAATCCACCTCAACTCACTTTATTCAACTTCTCAACATCTGTTCACATTAATTATGTCctgctttgtttatgacttGTATGTTTTTGAACACTGATGTATTAAAAACATCAAGAGAAGAATATTAAAGGAACATAACAACTTTTATCTGTCAAACTTGTGAAGTTTACGAGCAGCACCTGAAGGCAACACAACTCTTGTATAAAATCAGTGAGagtcaagagaagaagaaacacagTCAGCTTTCTGTTGGCTCcactcttcattaaatgtatttattagttttgttGGATTACTGTGTTCACTTTCTTTGTGTTGGTGGATTTGAAATGGATTGATTGAATTCTAACATCTTTCCAGCCAcactgactgaaaacagaagcTGAATCCTGATTGAAACTCTGGAGAAATTCATCATCCAACTTCAGTCaagaaaaagtctaaatgtgCTGTAACATGTGCAGCTGAGTTCTGATGAATGAAgctgaaacacactcacacttcctCACACCAGGTCTCAGTCTCTGCAGTCCACCATGGTCCACCCTGCAGGAAGAGACACAGTCACAATCAACTTCATATCACCATTAAACATCAACCAGAGACACTcagttagagacagagacacagccctcatttatcaagcgagcgtagaaaccagcgtAGATCTGAGTGTAtgtttcgtcttacgacagggttcacgtgggatttatcaaacgatcgtatctctccaatcacagcgtaaaaatgatcggctgttgataaatgtggcggctcgaaacgagcgtcatttaaatgtcacgccctaatatatacccgattcagaagactcgccttcagagtttatgacaccgaaggacgcaatgcGGTCAAAAAGAGGATTCCCCCCCccctaaagtcaactttattagcaaagtgccccgttacaataaacaatacgggcaatatagacatattaaagaaatacgcagcgacagaggtttatgaaataaaagtacttatagttataaactcaaacaagttcagtgaatattttatatttggagcacggacttaaaagttttcacacctttttggttgaaggaggtaaacaatgttttaaagtaagttttatttctaaaagaagaggaatttctcagagtcagaaagtgaaacgctgacgtccaacagctgcaacacaacaaactagttttgtttgatacgtttgataaatgagggccagtgagagctgctgtctgtccacctgtccacacCTGAgtgtgtccacctgtctgtctgtctgtctgtctatacctgaatgtccacctgtctgtctgtctgtctgtctatacctgaatgtccacctgtctgtctgtctatacctgagagtctccagtctccagtgtggatccttcagtccagcagacagatgcttctctcctgagtctcctggatgattgtagctcaggtccagctctctcaggtgggaggggttggagctcagagctgaggccagagaagcacagccttcctctgagatcatacagcctgacagactaaacacacaaacacacacacacacacacacacacacacacacacacacggccacCATTAACTCTCTAAAATaagattatttatttgctaGATGTTCATTATTGTAACAGTCTAAGACACTAATGGAGCTAATAAGCAGACAACTGTTAACACAGTGGGTTTACTtctaaaaacagtttaattctGACCTGAGAGTTTCCAGCCTGCAGTGTGGACTCTTCAGTCCAGCAGAAAAGGGCTTCACACCTGAATCCTTCAGgtcgttgttactcaggtccaggtctctcagactagaggactgggagctgaggactgaggacagagcttcacagcttctctctgagaggTTACAGCCACTCAGCCTGGAGAGGAATCAGCAAAACATGAGAGAACAAATAGAAACTAAATTTAATCTGGATGATGATGTGAGCACCTacagagctttgttggaggctttgaccactggcagcagcctcagaagagcctcctctgaagcagagtatttcttcaggtcaaacacgTCCAGATCTGTTTGtgatgacagtaagatgaaacccagagctgaccactgagcaggagacagtttatctgtggagagacttcctgatctcagggactgttggatctcctccactagagaacgatcattcagttcattcagacagtggaacaggttgatgcttctctctgGAGAACGATTCTCACTgatcttcttcttgatgtaCTGGGATGTTTTCTTGGTCTGtgagctacttcctgtctgtgtcagcaggCCCCTGAGGAGAGTTTGATTGGTCTCCAgagaaagacccaggaggaaacggaggaacaagtccaggtgtCCGTTTGGACTCTGTAAGGCCTTGTCCACAGCACTCTGGTAGAGAGGAATTGATTTGCCCCCGAACACTTCAGACCACCAGGAGCTTGATTGTTCTTCTGTCATCAGATCGACTCCAGAGTTGATGAAGGTGagatggacatgaagagcagccagaaactcctgaacactcagatggacgaagcagaacaccctgtcctggtacagtcctctctcctctctaaagacctgtgtgaacactcctgagtacactgagGCTGCTCTGATATCGATGCCACACtctgtcaggtctgagtcatagaagatcaggtttcctttctgcagctgatcaaaagccagttttcccagagacTCAATCATCTTCCTGCTCTTTTTACACCACTGTGGATCTGTCTCAGCTCCTCCATCGTACTTGATGTTCTTCACTTTGGACTGAACcaccaggaagtggatgtacatctcagtcagggtcttaggcagctctcctccctctctggtcTTCATCAGATCCAGAACTgtagcagagatccagcagaagactgggatgtggcacatgatgtggaggctttgtgatgtcttgatgtgggagatgattctgccggcctgctcctcttctctgaatctcttcctgaagtactcctccttctgtgggtcagtgaaccctctgacctctgtcaccatgtcaacacagtcagcagggatctgattggctgctgcaggtcgtgtggtaatccagaggcgagcagagggaagcagtttcctccggatgaggtttgtcagcagcacatccactgaggtggactctgtgacatcagtcaggacctcagtgttgtggaagtccagaGGAAGTCGACACTCATCCAGACCGTCAAAGATCAACACAACGTGGAACttttcaaacctgcagattcctgcttctttggtttcaggaaagaagtgatgaacaagttccaccaagctgaactttttctctttcagcacattcagctctctgaaagtgaatggaaatgtgaagtggatgtccttgttggttttgtcttcagcccagtccagagtgaacttctgtgttaagactgtttttccaatgccagccactccctttgtcagcactcttctgattggttcatctcttccaggtgaggctttaaagatgtcttcttgtctgattgttgtttctggtctgtctggtttcctggatgctgtttcaatcagtctgacctcatgttcatcattgacctctgcagtccctccctctgtgatgtagagctctgtgtagatctgattcagaagggttgggtttcctgctttagagatcccctcaaacacacactggaacttCTTCTTCAGGTTAGACTTCAGTTTACCTTGGCACACTGGAGCACAAGTTCCTGaatgaacaaattaaattaaatcagtgAGAGTATCCTGTAGAAAATCAGAAAATCTAAACATTTAATTGTGTCTGTGCAGTTTTTGCTCCTGTGTCAGTTTTATTCAGGTCATCAGTTGAGGACGAACAGCTTCTGATCTGATGCAGATGTGTGCAGCATATTTACTTCAGCAATTATAAATGTAAGCTTTGCCCATGTTGCCTCCATTTCTTCTTTCATCATGTAACATTTTATAGAAATCCACTTACTGCTCTTTAGACAGTCAGCAAGCTCCTCCTGATTCATTCCTCTCAGGAAGTTAATTGTGATATTCAGAAACTCctctctgcttctcctcctctgctcctcatcctccaacacctcctcatcctcccaTTGACTCTCTAAGCATTCTGGGTAATCTGGACTCAGAACCTTCTGGATCTTCTTCAGCTCGTTCTTTACAAACATGACGatgttctcctccagcagctggaaCAGAATGATAAACTGAACATTTAGTTAAAAGCTCACATGTCATTCATCAGTTAGTCTGAAGGTTGCTGGTCCAAACAGAGCAGCACCATGAATGGTAGATAAACATGAATCTTTAGTTTATAGTGAAAGGTTTGTTTGTACATGTACACACCATAAATATGGAGTCCAGATCTGTTTGATGCTGTGGGGCAGACTGACCACTGAGGCCCTCTGAGCTCTCCTGCTGAATTCTGTAGAGAAAACATCAATTTTAGGGACAAttaatgacatatatatatgtaaacagCTTTCTAACGGATTTCTGAGATGATGACACAGAACTGCTCAGGAGGAATAGTGGGTGGTATGAAAGCATTTTTTCACCAACATTACTAGAGCCTGATAGCGTCCTACTGGCAGTAGCTTTAAAACAGGTGATAATGTTTGAGCTGACTGTACCCTGGGTCGGACACGAAGAGGACCATATGTCAGCAGATGTTAGAACAGTGTCCTAACTATTGATCTCAGATGTGGAGGATTTTCTGTCTGATTGCTCTGCAAAGCACTCAAACTGTAGGGTCTATGGGGATTAATCACAGTTATAGCCGAAGTTACAGCCAAAGGATAGGGCCAGTTCTAACCAGGGGCATGGGCAACCATGGCCGGTAGAGAAGCACATGATTCTTTGATGAAGTTTGAGAAGAGCCAAGGGAAGGATGGAGCAGTGATTCTTTAGTGAGGCTAAGTAAGGGCAGGAGTAAGGACTGGTCAATATTTCTTTGATGCTTTACCAAGTAAGAACTGATTGATGATCctttttaagaaaacacatgcaggcCCCATCAGAAATATTGGTGTCACTCGTTGAAGGGTTTGAGAGTTCAGCAAGGGGTTCAAGCAAGAGTGTTATGATGCAAATAAAGCTCATAGCCAGGCAACTGAATGGCCAATAGGGGGAAGGAGAAATGACAACATTGTTTCTGGGGCGTATGAGTTGCTCTCTTTTGGAAGAGTCAGAAAAAGAAGCACAAGTAGTCCACCATTGAGGAGTGACGAGTACTTGAAGCAGTAGGATcccaaacataaaatatactactgTTGTAAACAGGAGGAATGTGCTGCTGTTGATAGTAATTTAATTTCTAATGTTGACGTCTGTTCCcctgcatcactgctgctgTTAAACGTTACGTAACACGACATTTCATCTCACATTGTAATTGGCCATTTTACATTTGATTGTTAGTCTGTGAATCCTTTCAGGTATTTTTCGTCACTCAACaattgatggaaaaaaatatgactcCAGTGATGAAATAAATAACTGTGATTTCTAAGTCCAGTATTTAATTAGAAATTCTGATTCTCCGTTTCAGGGAAAGTTTTGATTTTACATACTGACAATATGTATGTGTTATTAATATAACACAGCAGTGATGTAgaaagtataatattttttaaatatcacacaCTTCCCTCTAGGAAGTAAGGAAGGAGGCTGTTCTGTTGCTAGATTGATGAACTGCTCGAACGTTTTGTACTGGTATTTTGCTGTCGTATCGTAGAAGTAAGTAGATTTGTATTACATTCCTTTTAATTAAATGGAACAAGCTCTTATGTTAACTTTGTTTTGGAGAGACTTCATGTTGGAGTGCAAAACACAGATTAAACTGGGCTATTTTCTGGGGAAAAATGCCCTGTGGTGCatagtttgtcatatttatttattttaaagagtaGATTAATGAATATTATATTGAAATATCAATacaattgttttttcatttattttgggtAAGTGTGTTGTTATACTTCTGATAGTGCAACCCTACTTAATTGTGACTAGTACGACAATGACTGAGTCTAATCGCTGGCATGCAGCGATCACTTTGTTATTCAGAGaattcaactttttaaaataactttaatagcCTCCTGTATTTGattataaatcattttttttgccacCTTCACTACGAAAATCTGAGCGAGTCAGATATCAACAAATTTCAGTTTTACATTCTTACCTTCCATCAGCAGCTTGTCCAACTTTAAATTTCTCAGGAAGACCCATAgaccggtcactcttcatggacacacagctgggtcCAGGTCCAGATCCAGGCTGTCCAACTTTAAAGTTCTCAGGAAAACCCATAgaccggtcactcttcatggacacacagctgggttcaggtccAGATCCAGGCTGTCCAACTTTAAAGTTCTCAGGAAAACCCATAGActggtcactcttcatggacacacagctgggttcaggtccAGATCCAGGCTGTCCAACTTTAAAGTTCTCAGGAAAACCCTTAgaccggtcactcttcatggacacgCAGCTGGGTTCAGGTCCAGGTTCTGGTTCAGATCTCTGGTGCTCCATCTCCTCTCTGTCCACACCTACAAGGAGCGATTCATTCTgtcactacaacaacaacaacagtaacaatATTCTCTGGAAGATGCTCAACTGCTGAATTAGTTGAATTTAGTCACAGagtcttttcatctttttagaTCTaccctcttctatgaaaagaacttCAAATTCCTTCAACCTTTACTAAATAGACATGGTCATTTGgatataattattaattcaaTTATTAACCAGAGTTCCAAATTGAAAGTTTAGTCATTTcaatatggaatatataaataaggCAAAATCAGGAATAACATGAATGCACTTTATCTCACATAACCATCACTTCACCTGTGCCACTACAACCATGTACCATGGTACTATTGTTCATGTTTCTTATCAGGGTTCTTGGGTATAAAATATTCAATGTCTGGGTTAAAACTCTTCATATTTACTGAACACAACCCCAGTTCCAAACATTTTGTCTTAAATTGACATCTGAACAAAGACTTTTTATTAAGCCTCTTGTACAGGTTGTGATATGTGCGTAATTTCAAGTAAAATACAGTCAGGTCCGGAAATATTTGGACAGTGACACAATTTTCATAATTGTGTCCCTGTACGCTACCACACAGATattgaaatgaaataattgaGATGCAATTGAAGTGCAGAATTTCAGCTTTCATTTGAGGGTATTTACAGCAAAATTGGAGGAAGGGTTTAGGAATTGCAACAATTTTCATACATAGACCGCTCATTTCAAGGGACCTAAAGTAATTGGACAATTAACTCAAAGCGTTCTCATGAGCAGGTGTGGGCTATTCCCTCGTTATTTCATCATCAATTAAGCAGGCAAAAGGCCTGGAGTTGATTTCATGTGTGGCATTGTCATTTGGAAGTGTTTGCTGCGAATCCACAACATGCGGTCAAAGGAGCTCTCAATGCAAGTGAAACAGGCCATCCTCAGgctgagaaaaaagaagaaatccaTCAGAGAGATAGCAGAAACATTAGGAGTGGCCAAATCAACAGTTTGgtacattttgagaaaaaaggaaCGCACTGGTGAGCTCGGCAACCCAAAAAGGCCCGGACGTCCACGGAAGACAACAGCGGTTGATGACCGCAGGATCGTTTCAATGGTAAAGAAGAACCCCTTCACAACATCTACTGAGGTGAGACAGACTCTCCAGGAAGTTGGCGTATCATTATCCAAGTCTACCATAAAGAGAAGACTTCACGAGAGCAAATACAGAGGGTTCACAACAAGGTGCAAACCATTCATAAGCCTCAAGAATAGAAAGGCCAGATTAGAGTTCGCCAAAACACATCTAAAAAAGCCAGCCCAGTTGTGGAACAGTATTCTTTGGACAGATGAAACTAAGATCAACCTGTACCAGAATGATGGGAAGAGAAAAGCAATGGAGAAGGCTTGGAACGGCTCATGAACCGAAGCACACCACATCATCTGTAAAACATGGTGTAGGCAGTGTGATGGCTTGGGCATGCATGGCTTCTAATGGCACTGGGTCATTAGTGTTTATTGATGATGTGACAGCAGACGGAAGCAGCCTCATGAATTCTGAAGTCTATAGGAACATTCTGTCTGCTCACATTCAGCCAAATTCAGCAAAGTTGATTGGACGGCGCTTCACCATACAGATggacaatgacccaaaacataCTGCGAAAGCAACCCAGGAGTTTTACAAGGCAAAGAAGTGGAATATTCTACAATGGCCGAGTCAATCACCTGATCTCAATCCGATCGAGAATGCATTCCACTTGCTTAAGACAAAACGTAAGGCAGAAAGacctgcaaacaaacaacaactgaaGACAGCTGCAGTCAAGGCCTGGGAAAGCATCACAAAGGAGGAAACCCGGCGTTTGGTGATGTCCATGGGTTCCAGACTTCAGGCAGTCATCGCCTGCAAAGGATTCTCAACAAAGTATTAAgaatgaacattttatttatgattacATTCATTTGTCCAATTACTTTAGGTCCTTTAAAATGAGGGGATTATGTTTGAAAATTGTTGCAATTCCTAAACCCTTCcttcaattttgttgtgaataccctcaaattaaagctgcaattcTGCACTTCCATTGCATCTCgattatttcatttcaaatccATTGTGGTAGCGTACAGAACCAAAATTATGGAAATTGTGTCACTGTCCAAATATTTCCGGACCTGACTGTATAtttaattatctgtaaaatactaaagtgtgtgaaatatATTAATAGGATCATATATtatcatttaaaatatgttgCACGTTATACTTGTGCCAAAAatcataattgttttttaaatatttattttaaatataattagcTTTAGAACAAGCAACAGGTCAGGTTCGTTACAGTACAAAAGTGTGTCAAAATGGCTATGAGAAGTTATCAATAATTATCaacatttattaattatataaaataatatgacttgatttactctcgGTCACCTCTGgatggggcaccactctgttaCTGTTTTAtcagataaaatatatttcagtaATTACATATTCCACTAGATAAATGACTGTATTGATGTATTAATAGTTGTAATCAGATTACTCTTccttctgtctttgtgctgctgcaatTTGTTttctggggatcaataaagttttatctaaTGTTATAAAGGGAGGATTTACTGCAGCACTTTGAACTACATGGACCTCAAAAACTGATAAATGATTGATTTTATATCATAAAtacatgaatgaataaaaataacagttCAAAATAACACGTAGAAATAAGTGAGCATTTTGGTAGTTTCACAGTTTCCTGTTGTTTGAGTTCTTC of the Centropristis striata isolate RG_2023a ecotype Rhode Island chromosome 22, C.striata_1.0, whole genome shotgun sequence genome contains:
- the LOC131960683 gene encoding NLR family CARD domain-containing protein 3-like; amino-acid sequence: MNQEELADCLKSRTCAPVCQGKLKSNLKKKFQCVFEGISKAGNPTLLNQIYTELYITEGGTAEVNDEHEVRLIETASRKPDRPETTIRQEDIFKASPGRDEPIRRVLTKGVAGIGKTVLTQKFTLDWAEDKTNKDIHFTFPFTFRELNVLKEKKFSLVELVHHFFPETKEAGICRFEKFHVVLIFDGLDECRLPLDFHNTEVLTDVTESTSVDVLLTNLIRRKLLPSARLWITTRPAAANQIPADCVDMVTEVRGFTDPQKEEYFRKRFREEEQAGRIISHIKTSQSLHIMCHIPVFCWISATVLDLMKTREGGELPKTLTEMYIHFLVVQSKVKNIKYDGGAETDPQWCKKSRKMIESLGKLAFDQLQKGNLIFYDSDLTECGIDIRAASVYSGVFTQVFREERGLYQDRVFCFVHLSVQEFLAALHVHLTFINSGVDLMTEEQSSSWWSEVFGGKSIPLYQSAVDKALQSPNGHLDLFLRFLLGLSLETNQTLLRGLLTQTGSSSQTKKTSQYIKKKISENRSPERSINLFHCLNELNDRSLVEEIQQSLRSGSLSTDKLSPAQWSALGFILLSSQTDLDVFDLKKYSASEEALLRLLPVVKASNKALLSGCNLSERSCEALSSVLSSQSSSLRDLDLSNNDLKDSGVKPFSAGLKSPHCRLETLSLSGCMISEEGCASLASALSSNPSHLRELDLSYNHPGDSGEKHLSAGLKDPHWRLETLRVDHGGLQRLRPGVRKYVCELELDTNTVNRNLKLSDNNRKVTRVEEDQLYPDHPDRFDCPQLLCRTGLTGRCYWEVELKGDVYISVSYRGISRKGRSEDCMFGGNDQSWSLYCSDGRYSVSHNNRRTFLSSSSSSSSSSSSSSSSSSSSGRVAVYVDCPAGSLSFYRVSSDSLIHLHTFNTTFTQPLYPGFGFGFWLSGSSVSLCPLQV